In Apium graveolens cultivar Ventura chromosome 10, ASM990537v1, whole genome shotgun sequence, the following are encoded in one genomic region:
- the LOC141690889 gene encoding uncharacterized protein LOC141690889, with protein sequence MARTRMTARKRVGDAREYRRLFVRQPPQVPDVLDPEAVEAYEREHDEALLAEIEVADPAPTVGLEVFEYPETDPEEDSEEDPTEPDTEIAPPEDIPYGSTEVSSPEMMRVDVHQRSIERLLDRISAAQARVAELESETGVADLMDRMIALQARVTALTEELEAELGASTPVRTPTSSPVPVSPARTETDDGMDPILDGVAATPANSPLPPPLPVISLAVHDWVVGHYAADLTAAEARITELRDQLSIERHMRIEARARRGYPSARRVRRTIRRIEQRTIGRIHRLSPQRDLVSRREVIRVVVRAMRRIRDVTHG encoded by the exons atggcccgaaccaggatgactgcccgcaaacgggtaggggacgcccgtgagtaccgtagactgttcgtccgccagccacctcag GTACCCGATGTGTTAGACCCTGAGGCTGTAGAGGCGTACGAGAGAGAGCATGATGAGGCCCTTTTAGCTGAGATCGAGGTAGCAGACCCTGCCCCCACTGTGGGCTTAGAGGTATTCGAGTACCCGGAGACTGACCCTGAGGAGGACTCAGAGGAGGACCCCACTGAGCCAGACACTGAGATAGCCCCTCCTGAGGATATTCCATACGGCAGCACGGAGGTTTCGTCTCCAGAGATGATGAGGGTGGATGTGCATCAGAGGTCGATAGAGCGTTTGTTAGATCGGATCTCAGCAGCCCAGGCTCGAGTCGCTGAGCTCGAGAGCGAGACGGGAGTAGCAGATTTGATGGATAGGATGATAGCTCTGCAGGCTAGAGTCACTGCACTGACTGAGGAGTTAGAGGCGGAGCTAGGGGCATCCACCCCAGTGAGGACACCCACCTCATCCCCTGTACCAGTTAGTCCCGCACGGACTGAGACCGACGACGGCATGGACCCTATTCTTGACGGTGTGGCAGCGACTCCTGCAAATTCCCCACTTCCACCACCCCTACCAGTCATATCCCTAGCAGTTCACGACTGGGTGGTAGGTCACTATGCTGCTGATCTGACAGCGGCTGAGGCCCGTATTACCGAGCTGAGGGACCAGCTTTCCATCGAGCGGCACATGAGGATAGAGGCCCGAGCCAGGCGAGGATACCCCAGCGCCCGACGCGTGCGCAGGACCATTCGCCGCATAGAGCAGAGGACCATCGGTAGGATTCACCGCTTATCCCCCCAGCGTGACTTGGTGAGTAGGCGCGAGGTTATTAGGGTTGTGGTTCGCGCTATGAGGCGGATTCGTGATGTTACTCATGGCTAG